The window CCTCCTGCCATAAGTTGGTTATTTCATTTTACGGCAGTACCGTTATGTTCCTGTTAATATCCGGTTAATGGCGGGTAAATGTTTCTGTTTTTTTCCTTTAACGGTCAATATCCATGCCGAACGGTAGATTTGGCGATCCAAGCGGTAATTTTTCAGATTTAAATGAGCCGGGCCTTTTCCTTAGCCGTTTAGTGGTCCAGCCATCAGAAAAAAAGGGGATTCCTTCAATTAACGGAAAAAACATTACCCCCGGGCTCTTTCTTCGATAAGATAAAATCAAATAAATCGGCTTGGGGGTTTTGGTTATGGCTGTTGAAAAAGTTCATGAGTGTGCTCAGGAGGAGCAAGTTTATCATCCCTCTTTATCCTTTTCCGCCCGGGCCAATGTCCGGGATGCCCGGATTTATGACTGGGCCGGCATGGATTATCAAAGCTTCTGGGCTTCAGAAGCGGAAAAACTGCACTGGATCAAGCCCTGGGAAAAGGTGCTGGAGTGGCAGAGTCCCTTTGCCCAGTGGTTCGTCGGAGGCAAGCTGAATGCTTGTTATAATTGTGTGGACCGCCACTTGGACGGCTGGCGTAAAAATAAAGCGGCCATTATCTTTGAAGGTGAACCGGGCGATCAGATGGTTTTAACTTATCAGGATCTGTACCGGGAAGTAACTAAATTTGCCAATGTACTGCGGGGCATGGGAATCCAAAAGGGCGATACGGTCAGTATTTACATGCCCATGATTCCCCAGGCGGTGATTGCCATGCTGGCCTGCGCCCGTATCGGCGTGCCTCACAGTCTGGTATTTGGAGGCTTTTCTTCCGAAGCCTTGCGGGACCGGATTAATGACGCGGCCTCCAAGGTTGTCGTTACAACCGATGCCTGCTGGCGCCGGGGCAAGGCTATTCCTTTGAAGCAGAGCGTGGATGTGGCTTTACAAAGCTGCTCCAGCGTAGAGAAGGTTGTGGTGGTTCAGCGAACCGGCATGGAAGTTGCCATGGAACCGGGCCGAGATCTCTGGTACCATGAATTGATGGAGAGCGCACGGGCAGGCTGTGAGCCCGAAGTGATGGATGCCGAAGATATTCTTTTTATTCTCTACACCAGCGGCACCACCGGAAAACCCAAAGGCATTGTGCATACAACCGGGGGTTACTTAACCGGAGTTTCTTCCACCCACCGCAATATTTTTGACCTTAAGGAAGAAGACGTATATTGGTGCACGGCGGATATCGGCTGGATTACCGGACACAGCTACATTGTTTACGGACCTCTGGCCAACGGCAGTACCGTTTTGATGTTTGAAGGGGCACCGGACTACCC is drawn from Desulforamulus ruminis DSM 2154 and contains these coding sequences:
- the acs gene encoding acetate--CoA ligase, encoding MAVEKVHECAQEEQVYHPSLSFSARANVRDARIYDWAGMDYQSFWASEAEKLHWIKPWEKVLEWQSPFAQWFVGGKLNACYNCVDRHLDGWRKNKAAIIFEGEPGDQMVLTYQDLYREVTKFANVLRGMGIQKGDTVSIYMPMIPQAVIAMLACARIGVPHSLVFGGFSSEALRDRINDAASKVVVTTDACWRRGKAIPLKQSVDVALQSCSSVEKVVVVQRTGMEVAMEPGRDLWYHELMESARAGCEPEVMDAEDILFILYTSGTTGKPKGIVHTTGGYLTGVSSTHRNIFDLKEEDVYWCTADIGWITGHSYIVYGPLANGSTVLMFEGAPDYPEKDRFWEIIEKYQVSIFYTAPTAIRMFMKWGEQWPAGRDLSSLRLLGSVGEPINPEAWSWYHRNIGRENCPIVDTWWQTETGSVMVAPLPGLTPTKAGSATLPLPGVFVDVVDESGNPVGAGGNGYLVIKQPWPSMLRTIYKDPQRYVDTYWSHFDGMYFTGDGARRDEDGYIWVLGRVDDVINVSGHRIGTAEVESALVEHPTVAEAAVIGRYHELKGQAVSAFVTLREGIAWSPELERDLKTHVAKKIGGLARPEEIVCAWELPKTRSGKIMRRLLRDIAEGRVLGDTSTLADPSVVSQLMKQKTL